In the genome of Paenibacillus sp. FSL R5-0766, one region contains:
- a CDS encoding HAMP domain-containing methyl-accepting chemotaxis protein gives MPFFIKNLVISFGSIMLIGVILITAAYQLQKNILVEQLHDQATVITQKWYDDLDTAKVAEAAKEKSYSGPVQLEMKAYLDSIHEFYPNIAQAYIFGSELEEGNGTSIIAIPTNLLEPFEEGNLPAGAMYPLPQNNVVVLEQMKKDGKPAFSDFYTDEYGTWTTLIYPINNADGSMYAALYFDVDASAVPKGLNKLLTYGLMFLIGFLILFMVLQFILLKRTLLPIRNLMKGIEEVSTGNLDVTIDTGRDDLGIINEKFNAMIHRFNTTIYKVQNTSHHLSESSKQLLGISEKNNVNIQSISTNIREISTGLVSQDKATVENARAMTEMSTVVQTIASSSADVADEALSMEQRSSTGNVVMQQVIEQMRLISGAVQNTSNSIQSLENNSNQISNIVNVITEIAGQTNLLALNASIEAARAGEEGRGFAVVAGEVRNLAEQSQESAKQIRQLIEEIQRDIMQSSEAMQLGSKEVTKGLEVTQETGVFFENILNATNKVANQIQDISSSTEEISASTQEMSATADELSANVSKAASSSKQIEQSIDEQEASMAAIVSASDELSVVSEQLQELISFFKVRAE, from the coding sequence ATGCCTTTCTTCATCAAAAATTTGGTGATTTCATTCGGCAGCATCATGTTGATCGGTGTAATCCTGATTACTGCCGCGTATCAATTGCAAAAAAATATCTTGGTTGAACAGTTGCACGACCAAGCTACCGTCATCACCCAGAAATGGTATGACGATCTCGACACTGCCAAAGTGGCAGAAGCGGCTAAGGAAAAAAGCTACTCCGGTCCTGTACAGCTGGAAATGAAAGCTTATCTTGATTCCATCCATGAATTCTATCCAAACATCGCGCAAGCATACATTTTTGGTTCAGAACTTGAGGAAGGAAACGGAACGTCCATCATCGCGATTCCAACCAACCTGTTGGAACCATTCGAGGAAGGTAATCTGCCCGCAGGTGCCATGTACCCGCTGCCTCAGAATAACGTCGTAGTGCTGGAACAGATGAAAAAGGACGGAAAGCCTGCCTTCAGTGATTTCTACACGGATGAGTACGGAACCTGGACCACTCTGATCTATCCGATTAATAACGCAGATGGCTCCATGTACGCTGCTCTTTACTTCGATGTAGATGCAAGTGCCGTTCCAAAAGGCCTGAACAAACTGCTTACGTACGGTTTGATGTTCCTGATCGGTTTCCTGATCCTGTTCATGGTGTTACAATTCATTTTGCTGAAAAGAACGTTGCTTCCGATCCGCAATCTGATGAAAGGTATCGAAGAAGTCAGCACGGGTAATCTGGACGTAACCATCGATACCGGACGAGATGATCTGGGTATCATCAACGAGAAGTTCAATGCGATGATCCATCGATTCAATACAACCATCTATAAAGTACAGAATACTTCGCATCACCTCTCGGAATCTTCCAAACAACTACTGGGCATTTCCGAGAAAAATAATGTGAACATTCAATCCATCAGCACCAATATTCGAGAAATATCTACTGGACTGGTGTCACAAGACAAAGCCACTGTGGAGAACGCACGTGCCATGACAGAGATGTCCACGGTAGTGCAGACGATCGCCAGCAGCTCAGCCGATGTGGCAGATGAAGCACTCAGCATGGAGCAGCGCTCCAGCACAGGTAATGTGGTGATGCAACAAGTTATTGAACAGATGCGCCTGATCTCCGGTGCGGTGCAAAATACGTCAAACTCGATTCAGTCTTTGGAAAATAACTCGAACCAGATTAGCAACATTGTTAACGTGATTACGGAAATTGCCGGACAAACCAACTTGCTTGCACTTAACGCTTCAATCGAGGCAGCCCGCGCAGGTGAAGAAGGAAGAGGTTTTGCGGTGGTTGCAGGTGAGGTACGTAACCTGGCAGAGCAATCGCAGGAATCAGCGAAGCAAATTCGACAGTTAATTGAAGAAATTCAACGGGATATCATGCAGTCTTCCGAAGCGATGCAGTTGGGTTCCAAGGAAGTTACCAAAGGCTTGGAAGTTACCCAAGAGACTGGTGTATTCTTCGAGAATATTCTGAATGCTACGAATAAAGTTGCAAACCAGATTCAGGATATCTCCAGTTCTACTGAAGAAATCTCGGCAAGCACACAGGAAATGTCTGCCACGGCCGATGAACTCTCTGCCAATGTCAGCAAGGCAGCAAGCAGCAGTAAACAAATTGAGCAGTCAATTGATGAGCAGGAAGCCTCCATGGCAGCCATTGTGAGTGCCTCCGATGAGCTATCGGTTGTATCCGAGCAACTGCAAGAACTGATCTCATTCTTTAAAGTACGCGCAGAATAG
- a CDS encoding TetR/AcrR family transcriptional regulator, giving the protein MRTIDRRQQVIDSAEKSFALFGYKATTMEQVARLANVGKGTIYTFFENKEELFDEILHSIITDMKQITEQTVKEENSFLDNVHLSMDSLLEYREEHELLIKLFQEVNDFGTPQAKEGLQKVETAILEYLERQVQRAMELQQIREDDPKLVSFVLLKLYVTLTSDWNKTHPTLHKDQIKTFVGLFLKSGL; this is encoded by the coding sequence ATGAGAACCATTGATCGAAGGCAACAGGTCATTGACTCGGCGGAGAAATCCTTTGCCCTGTTCGGCTACAAAGCAACGACCATGGAGCAAGTTGCCCGACTCGCCAATGTAGGCAAGGGAACAATTTATACTTTTTTCGAAAATAAGGAAGAACTGTTCGACGAGATTCTTCACTCCATCATTACCGATATGAAACAGATCACGGAGCAAACGGTGAAGGAAGAAAATTCGTTTCTGGACAACGTACACCTGAGTATGGACTCTTTGCTGGAGTATAGGGAGGAGCATGAGCTGTTAATCAAACTGTTCCAGGAAGTGAACGATTTTGGCACGCCACAGGCCAAGGAAGGTCTGCAGAAAGTAGAGACAGCGATTCTCGAATATCTGGAACGCCAAGTTCAGCGGGCAATGGAATTGCAGCAGATTCGAGAGGATGATCCCAAGCTGGTCTCTTTTGTCCTGCTGAAACTCTATGTCACGTTAACCTCGGATTGGAACAAAACGCATCCTACGCTACACAAGGATCAGATTAAGACTTTCGTAGGCCTCTTTCTCAAGAGTGGATTATAG
- a CDS encoding YhgE/Pip domain-containing protein → MKSLTVFGQDLKSAFKKPKVFIPILVVLFIPVLYSGLFLNAFWDPYGKMNELPVAVVNTDQGATYNDKSLEVGQNLVDELKKSNDFDWQFVTREQAEQGMEDDKYYMTIVIPEDFSAKATTLMEDHPQPAELIYEPNEGYNFLAGQIGGTAVKQIKSKVSAKVTESYTETLLDQVEKISSGLSDAGDGAGKINEGAAKLDNGASTLKKNLSKLADGTDKLETGMAPLKEGTATLAQGIGTLHAGASSLSDGLSQLAAAGTKLGNGALQAETGGKQLQAGIQSAQEGAAKLDAGLEASEQGSAKLVAGLQTSVEGSSKVSEGAKAVAQGLAQLAEASPELAANPAVQQLLAASQAVAAGSEQVYQGGQQLVEGSKSLQAAQQQLHQGSSQLVQGEQQLLQGATQLSTGHKQLATGLQQFNTKLTEAAAGGAKLAEGSSQLNTGAGQLVTGMNQLSDGITTIAEGSRKLDDGAGTLKEGTTKLTDGSSELSTKLNEAAAETSSVKKTDELVEMYAQPVQVDEHKHNEVPNYGTGFSPYFLSLGLFVGALIATLVVPTRGSTFTDTSSWNRFVSRTLAFTIMSAVQSLLASWLVLSVLGLEVQSIPLFFLFSFVTSLSFMYIIQALVTWLENPGRFLAILMLIFQLTTSAGTFPLELIPNWLKVFNPWLPMTYSVTGYKAVISSGQFGVAWDQIGILCIFAVIGLGGTLTYFLMHHTTENANVSSEVALHL, encoded by the coding sequence ATGAAATCATTAACTGTATTTGGTCAGGATTTGAAATCCGCATTTAAGAAACCCAAAGTATTCATTCCGATTCTCGTTGTGCTGTTCATTCCGGTGCTGTATAGCGGTTTGTTCCTCAATGCATTCTGGGACCCGTATGGCAAAATGAATGAATTGCCTGTGGCCGTGGTCAACACGGATCAGGGCGCAACCTACAATGACAAATCGCTGGAAGTCGGTCAGAATCTGGTCGATGAATTGAAAAAAAGTAATGATTTCGACTGGCAATTCGTGACACGGGAACAAGCGGAGCAAGGTATGGAAGACGACAAGTATTATATGACCATCGTGATCCCCGAGGATTTTTCAGCAAAAGCTACCACTCTGATGGAGGATCACCCACAACCAGCGGAGCTGATCTATGAGCCCAATGAGGGATACAACTTCCTCGCGGGTCAGATTGGTGGAACTGCGGTCAAACAGATCAAATCCAAAGTCTCCGCCAAAGTAACTGAATCGTATACCGAAACGTTACTGGATCAGGTGGAGAAGATCTCTAGCGGTTTATCGGATGCCGGAGATGGTGCTGGCAAGATCAACGAGGGCGCAGCCAAGCTGGATAATGGTGCCTCTACTTTGAAAAAGAACCTGTCCAAACTGGCGGATGGAACCGACAAATTGGAAACAGGTATGGCACCATTAAAAGAGGGTACAGCTACCTTGGCACAAGGAATCGGTACGCTTCATGCAGGAGCCAGCTCCCTGTCGGATGGATTGTCCCAATTGGCGGCAGCAGGCACGAAACTGGGTAACGGTGCATTGCAGGCTGAAACGGGCGGCAAACAGTTACAGGCAGGTATTCAGTCCGCTCAAGAAGGCGCGGCTAAGTTGGATGCTGGACTGGAAGCTTCCGAACAAGGAAGTGCGAAGCTGGTAGCCGGATTGCAAACCTCAGTGGAAGGCAGCAGCAAAGTAAGTGAAGGTGCCAAGGCCGTTGCACAAGGACTTGCCCAATTAGCCGAAGCAAGTCCCGAGCTTGCCGCTAACCCGGCTGTTCAGCAATTACTGGCAGCAAGTCAGGCCGTTGCCGCTGGCAGCGAACAGGTCTATCAAGGTGGACAGCAATTAGTGGAAGGCAGCAAAAGCCTTCAGGCTGCGCAACAGCAACTGCATCAAGGCAGCAGTCAGCTAGTGCAGGGTGAACAGCAACTTTTACAAGGAGCAACACAATTATCAACCGGACATAAGCAGCTTGCAACGGGCCTTCAACAATTTAACACCAAGTTGACCGAAGCAGCAGCCGGAGGAGCCAAACTTGCAGAAGGTTCGAGTCAGTTAAATACAGGTGCAGGCCAATTGGTTACGGGTATGAACCAGCTTTCAGACGGAATCACCACCATTGCCGAAGGTTCCCGCAAGCTGGATGATGGTGCGGGAACATTAAAAGAAGGCACTACCAAATTAACCGACGGCTCTAGCGAACTTTCCACCAAGTTAAACGAAGCGGCAGCTGAAACGAGCAGTGTGAAAAAGACGGATGAACTTGTTGAAATGTATGCACAGCCCGTTCAGGTGGATGAGCATAAACATAACGAAGTGCCCAATTATGGCACTGGATTCTCGCCATACTTCCTGTCATTGGGGCTTTTTGTCGGCGCATTAATTGCAACGCTAGTTGTACCCACACGCGGCAGTACGTTTACCGATACGAGTAGCTGGAATCGTTTTGTGAGTAGAACACTTGCTTTCACGATTATGAGTGCTGTCCAGTCCCTTCTCGCTTCCTGGCTCGTATTGTCCGTATTAGGTCTGGAGGTTCAAAGCATTCCGTTATTCTTCTTATTCAGCTTTGTGACCAGCTTGAGCTTTATGTACATCATTCAGGCTTTGGTTACTTGGCTGGAGAATCCCGGACGCTTCCTGGCAATTCTCATGTTAATCTTCCAACTGACAACCAGTGCCGGTACATTCCCGTTGGAACTTATTCCGAATTGGTTGAAAGTGTTTAATCCATGGCTGCCAATGACGTATTCGGTAACCGGGTATAAAGCCGTTATATCAAGTGGTCAGTTCGGCGTGGCTTGGGATCAGATCGGCATTCTGTGCATCTTCGCCGTGATTGGTCTCGGAGGAACCTTAACGTATTTCCTGATGCATCACACCACGGAGAACGCAAACGTCAGCAGTGAAGTGGCACTTCACCTGTAA
- a CDS encoding tautomerase family protein — protein sequence MPEITIRLYEGRTDEQKQEIVEVFTRELSRIIDREPDYISIEFNEIPWDENVPDNLRSTQSQKQGGEKT from the coding sequence ATGCCAGAAATTACGATCAGGCTGTATGAAGGCAGGACGGATGAGCAAAAGCAGGAGATAGTGGAGGTGTTCACACGCGAGCTCTCGCGTATTATCGACCGTGAGCCGGATTACATTTCTATCGAATTCAATGAAATTCCATGGGACGAGAACGTTCCTGATAACTTGAGAAGCACGCAATCACAGAAGCAGGGAGGAGAGAAGACGTGA